A part of Pararoseomonas sp. SCSIO 73927 genomic DNA contains:
- the glgX gene encoding glycogen debranching protein GlgX: MDGRIGTLAPQVMRRARIREGQPFPLGATWDGTGVNFALFSAHATKVELCLFDEAGNQELERIELPEYSDEVWHGYLPDARPGTIYGYRVHGPYEPLAGHRFNPNKLLLDPYAHTVVGDLTWAPEVFGYKLESGDDLTFDTRDSARLMPKCRVIDPAFTWGRDRSPDVPWDRTIIYEAHVKGFTQRHPDLPESIRGTYAGMASPEAIAYLRGLGITSVELLPVHTFINDDFLLQKGLTNYWGYNTISFFSPARRYARSPGNATPEFKEMVARMHEAGLEVILDVVYNHTAEGNERGPTLSFKGIDNASYYRLLPDKPRYYINDTGTGNTVNLSHPRVLQMVTDSLRYWATEMRVDGFRFDLATILGREPYGFDEGGGFLDSCRQDPVLSRVKLLAEPWDCGPGGYQVGGFPPGWAEWNDRYRDTVRAFWRGDEGQAAELATRLTGSGDKFNRRGRKPWASVNFVTAHDGFTLNDLVSYDHKHNDANGEGNRDGHSHNLSWNHGAEGRTSDAAVTTLRERQKRNMLAMLLLSQGTPMILGGDEIGRTQNGNNNTYCQDNELNWLDWPGIDESGEALAAFTRKMIALRQSFPVLRRSRFFTGEWNEAIGVRDVAWLTPAGQPMEPTHWQDPGTRCFGMLLDGRAQTSGIRRPAADATLLIVANAHHDAVPFSLPEAMDGRHWLMLVDTNRPELNEPESFDLRHSYLVTGRSLLLFVLIPDQESNAILAAAHSALLAGMEPPPMPGDDIDDHPLARRTADWHVGNHVTSFQPPSADGKIATRPRSRTAASIKRAWQRLMRREPPQS; the protein is encoded by the coding sequence ATGGACGGACGCATCGGGACGCTTGCGCCGCAGGTGATGCGGCGCGCGCGAATCAGGGAAGGGCAGCCCTTTCCGCTCGGTGCGACCTGGGACGGGACAGGTGTCAACTTCGCGCTGTTCTCCGCACATGCCACCAAGGTCGAGCTCTGCCTGTTCGATGAGGCGGGCAACCAGGAACTGGAACGGATTGAACTTCCGGAGTACTCGGACGAGGTCTGGCACGGCTACCTGCCCGATGCCCGCCCGGGCACGATCTACGGGTACCGCGTGCACGGTCCCTACGAGCCGCTCGCGGGACACCGCTTCAACCCCAACAAGCTACTGCTTGATCCTTACGCCCATACAGTGGTGGGAGACCTGACCTGGGCCCCCGAGGTCTTCGGCTACAAGCTGGAGAGCGGCGATGACCTGACCTTTGACACCCGCGACAGCGCGCGGCTGATGCCAAAGTGTCGGGTGATCGATCCCGCCTTCACCTGGGGTCGCGACCGTTCGCCGGACGTCCCTTGGGACCGCACAATCATCTACGAGGCGCACGTCAAGGGCTTTACGCAGCGCCACCCGGATCTGCCCGAATCGATACGCGGGACCTATGCCGGAATGGCCTCGCCTGAGGCAATCGCCTACCTACGCGGTCTCGGCATCACCTCGGTCGAGCTGTTGCCGGTGCATACTTTCATTAACGACGACTTCCTGCTGCAGAAAGGCCTGACCAACTACTGGGGTTACAATACAATCTCCTTCTTCTCACCGGCGCGCCGCTATGCCCGCAGCCCGGGCAACGCCACGCCGGAGTTCAAGGAGATGGTGGCGCGGATGCATGAGGCGGGACTCGAGGTAATCCTCGACGTCGTCTACAATCACACGGCCGAGGGCAATGAGCGCGGGCCGACGCTTTCCTTCAAAGGCATCGACAACGCCAGCTACTACCGACTGCTGCCGGACAAGCCGCGCTACTACATCAACGACACGGGCACTGGAAACACCGTCAATCTCTCCCACCCCCGCGTGTTGCAGATGGTCACGGACAGTCTGCGCTACTGGGCGACGGAGATGCGGGTGGACGGCTTCCGCTTCGATCTTGCCACGATCCTGGGGCGTGAACCCTATGGCTTCGACGAGGGCGGTGGCTTCCTTGACTCCTGCCGGCAGGATCCGGTGCTGTCCCGTGTCAAGTTGCTGGCCGAACCCTGGGATTGCGGGCCCGGGGGCTATCAGGTCGGCGGCTTCCCACCCGGTTGGGCGGAATGGAACGATCGCTACCGCGACACGGTGCGCGCGTTCTGGCGCGGCGACGAGGGGCAGGCGGCGGAGCTTGCGACGCGCCTCACCGGCTCGGGCGACAAGTTCAACCGCCGTGGGCGCAAGCCCTGGGCCAGTGTGAACTTCGTGACCGCGCATGACGGCTTCACGCTAAACGACCTGGTCTCGTACGATCACAAGCACAACGATGCTAACGGCGAAGGCAACCGCGACGGCCACTCGCACAACCTATCCTGGAATCATGGTGCCGAGGGGCGCACCAGCGATGCCGCGGTCACCACGCTCCGCGAGCGGCAGAAGCGTAACATGCTGGCAATGCTGTTGCTCTCGCAGGGCACGCCGATGATTTTGGGCGGCGACGAGATTGGCCGCACTCAGAATGGCAATAATAATACTTACTGCCAGGACAACGAGCTAAACTGGCTAGATTGGCCCGGCATCGACGAGAGTGGCGAAGCATTAGCCGCTTTCACGCGCAAAATGATCGCGCTTAGGCAGTCGTTCCCCGTGCTGCGCCGCAGCCGCTTCTTCACCGGCGAGTGGAACGAGGCCATTGGTGTGCGCGACGTTGCCTGGCTGACGCCGGCGGGGCAGCCGATGGAGCCGACGCACTGGCAGGACCCGGGCACCCGCTGCTTCGGCATGCTGCTGGACGGCCGGGCCCAGACCAGCGGCATCCGTCGTCCGGCTGCCGACGCGACTTTGCTAATCGTCGCGAACGCCCACCACGATGCCGTGCCGTTCTCGCTGCCCGAGGCGATGGACGGCCGGCACTGGCTGATGCTGGTGGACACCAATCGACCTGAGTTGAACGAGCCGGAGAGCTTCGATCTCAGGCACTCCTATCTTGTCACCGGCCGCTCGTTGCTGCTGTTCGTCCTGATCCCAGATCAGGAAAGCAACGCGATCCTGGCTGCCGCACATTCCGCGTTGCTTGCCGGGATGGAACCGCCACCGATGCCGGGCGACGACATCGATGACCATCCTCTTGCACGCAGGACGGCGGATTGGCACGTCGGCAATCACGTGACATCGTTTCAGCCGCCGAGCGCCGACGGGAAGATCGCGACGCGACCTAGGTCGCGCACGGCAGCCTCTATCAAACGCGCTTGGCAGAGGTTGATGCGGCGTGAACCTCCGCAGTCCTGA